Proteins encoded by one window of Pseudorca crassidens isolate mPseCra1 chromosome 3, mPseCra1.hap1, whole genome shotgun sequence:
- the MGAT4B gene encoding alpha-1,3-mannosyl-glycoprotein 4-beta-N-acetylglucosaminyltransferase B isoform X4 has product MRLRNGAFLTLLLFCLCAFLSLSWYAALSGQKGDVVDVYQREFLALRDRLHAAEQESLKRSKELNLVLDEIKRAVSERQALRDGDSNRTWGRLTEDPRLKPWNVSHKHVLHLPTVFHHLPHLLAKESSLQPAVRVGQGRTGVSVVMGIPSVRREVHSYLTDTLHSLISELSPQEKEDSVIVVLIAETDPQYTSLVTENIKALWRTKQNLDYCFLMMYAQSKGIYYVQLEDDIIAKPNYLSTMKNFALQQPSEDWMILEFSQLGFIGKMFKSLDLSIIVEFILMFYRDKPIDWLLDHILWVKVCNPEKDAKHCDRQKANLRIRFKPSLFQHVGTHSSLAGKIQKLKDKDFGKQALRKEHVNPPAEVSTSLKTYQHFTLEKAYLREDFFWAFTPAAGDFIRFRFFQPLRLERFFFRSGNIEHPEDKLFNTSVEVLPFDNLQSDKEALQEGRSATLQYPRSSDGYLQIGSFYKGVAQGEVDPAFGPLEALRLSIQTDSPVWVILSEIFLKKAD; this is encoded by the exons ATGAGGCTCCGCAATGGCGCCTTCCTGACGCTGCTGCTCTTCTGCCTGTGCGCCTTCCTCTCGCTCTCCTGGTACGCGGCGCTCAGCGGCCAGAAAG GCGATGTGGTGGACGTGTACCAGCGGGAGTTTCTGGCGCTGCGTGACCGGTTGCATGCAGCTGAGCAGGAGAGCCTGAAGCGCTCCAAGGAGCTCAACCTGGTGCTGGACGAGATCAAGAGGGCCGTGTCGGAGAGACAAGCGCTGCGAGACGGAGACAGCAATCGCACCTGGGGCCGCCTAACCG AGGATCCACGCCTGAAGCCGTGGAACGTCTCGCACAAGCACGTGCTGCACCTACCCACTGTCTTCCACCACCTGCCACACCTGCTAGCCAAGGAAAGCAGCCTGCAGCCCGCCGTGCGCGTGGGCCAGGGCCGCACCGGAG TGTCAGTGGTGATGGGCATCCCCAGCGTGCGGCGCGAGGTGCACTCGTACCTGACTGACACGCTGCACTCGCTCATCTCAGAGCTAAGCCCACAGGAGAAAGAGGACTCGGTCATCGTGGTGCTGATCGCTGAG ACTGACCCACAGTATACCTCGCTGGTGACGGAGAATATCAAGGCCTT GTGGAGGACCAAACAGAACCTTGATTACTGCTTCCTCATGATGTATGCGCAGTCCAAAGGCATTTACTACGTGCAG CTGGAGGATGACATCATAGCCAAGCCCAACTACCTGAGCACCATGAAGAACTTCGCACTCCAGCAGCCCTCGGAGGACTGGATGATCCTGGAGTTCTCCCAGCTGGGCTTCATTG GGAAGATGTTCAAGTCACTGGACTTGAGCATCATTGTGGAGTTCATCCTCATGTTCTACCGGGACAAGCCCATCGACTGGCTCCTGGACCATATTCTGTGGGTGAAGGTCTGCAATCCTGAGAAGGATGCG AAGCACTGTGACCGGCAGAAGGCCAACCTGCGGATCCGCTTTAAGCCATCCCTCTTCCAGCACGTGGGCACTCACTCCTCACTGGCGGGCAAGATCCAGAAACTGAAG GACAAGGACTTTGGGAAGCAGGCACTGCGGAAGGAGCATGTGAACCCGCCAGCGGAAGTGAGCACGAGCCTCAAGACATACCAGCACTTCACCCTGGAGAAGGCCTACCTGCGCGAGGATTTCTTCTGGGCCTTCACGCCCGCTGCAGGGGACTTCATCCGCTTCCGCTTCTTCCAGCCACTGCGACTGGAGCG GTTCTTCTTCCGAAGTGGGAACATTGAGCACCCAGAGGACAAGCTCTTCAACACATCTGTGGAGGTGCTGCCCTTTGAT AACCTCCAGTCAGACAAGGAGGCCCTGCAGGAGGGCCGTTCAGCCACTCTCCAGTACCCTCGGAGCTCTGATGGCTACCTCCAGATCG GCTCTT
- the MGAT4B gene encoding alpha-1,3-mannosyl-glycoprotein 4-beta-N-acetylglucosaminyltransferase B isoform X1, giving the protein MRLRNGAFLTLLLFCLCAFLSLSWYAALSGQKGDVVDVYQREFLALRDRLHAAEQESLKRSKELNLVLDEIKRAVSERQALRDGDSNRTWGRLTEDPRLKPWNVSHKHVLHLPTVFHHLPHLLAKESSLQPAVRVGQGRTGVSVVMGIPSVRREVHSYLTDTLHSLISELSPQEKEDSVIVVLIAETDPQYTSLVTENIKALFPTEIHSGLLEVISPSPHFYPDFSRLRESFGDPKERVRWRTKQNLDYCFLMMYAQSKGIYYVQLEDDIIAKPNYLSTMKNFALQQPSEDWMILEFSQLGFIGKMFKSLDLSIIVEFILMFYRDKPIDWLLDHILWVKVCNPEKDAKHCDRQKANLRIRFKPSLFQHVGTHSSLAGKIQKLKDKDFGKQALRKEHVNPPAEVSTSLKTYQHFTLEKAYLREDFFWAFTPAAGDFIRFRFFQPLRLERFFFRSGNIEHPEDKLFNTSVEVLPFDNLQSDKEALQEGRSATLQYPRSSDGYLQIGSFYKGVAQGEVDPAFGPLEALRLSIQTDSPVWVILSEIFLKKAD; this is encoded by the exons ATGAGGCTCCGCAATGGCGCCTTCCTGACGCTGCTGCTCTTCTGCCTGTGCGCCTTCCTCTCGCTCTCCTGGTACGCGGCGCTCAGCGGCCAGAAAG GCGATGTGGTGGACGTGTACCAGCGGGAGTTTCTGGCGCTGCGTGACCGGTTGCATGCAGCTGAGCAGGAGAGCCTGAAGCGCTCCAAGGAGCTCAACCTGGTGCTGGACGAGATCAAGAGGGCCGTGTCGGAGAGACAAGCGCTGCGAGACGGAGACAGCAATCGCACCTGGGGCCGCCTAACCG AGGATCCACGCCTGAAGCCGTGGAACGTCTCGCACAAGCACGTGCTGCACCTACCCACTGTCTTCCACCACCTGCCACACCTGCTAGCCAAGGAAAGCAGCCTGCAGCCCGCCGTGCGCGTGGGCCAGGGCCGCACCGGAG TGTCAGTGGTGATGGGCATCCCCAGCGTGCGGCGCGAGGTGCACTCGTACCTGACTGACACGCTGCACTCGCTCATCTCAGAGCTAAGCCCACAGGAGAAAGAGGACTCGGTCATCGTGGTGCTGATCGCTGAG ACTGACCCACAGTATACCTCGCTGGTGACGGAGAATATCAAGGCCTT GTTCCCTACAGAGATCCATTCTGGGCTCCTAGAGGTcatctccccttctccccacttcTACCCTGACTTCTCCCGCCTCCGAGAGTCCTTTGGGGACCCCAAGGAGAGAGTCAG GTGGAGGACCAAACAGAACCTTGATTACTGCTTCCTCATGATGTATGCGCAGTCCAAAGGCATTTACTACGTGCAG CTGGAGGATGACATCATAGCCAAGCCCAACTACCTGAGCACCATGAAGAACTTCGCACTCCAGCAGCCCTCGGAGGACTGGATGATCCTGGAGTTCTCCCAGCTGGGCTTCATTG GGAAGATGTTCAAGTCACTGGACTTGAGCATCATTGTGGAGTTCATCCTCATGTTCTACCGGGACAAGCCCATCGACTGGCTCCTGGACCATATTCTGTGGGTGAAGGTCTGCAATCCTGAGAAGGATGCG AAGCACTGTGACCGGCAGAAGGCCAACCTGCGGATCCGCTTTAAGCCATCCCTCTTCCAGCACGTGGGCACTCACTCCTCACTGGCGGGCAAGATCCAGAAACTGAAG GACAAGGACTTTGGGAAGCAGGCACTGCGGAAGGAGCATGTGAACCCGCCAGCGGAAGTGAGCACGAGCCTCAAGACATACCAGCACTTCACCCTGGAGAAGGCCTACCTGCGCGAGGATTTCTTCTGGGCCTTCACGCCCGCTGCAGGGGACTTCATCCGCTTCCGCTTCTTCCAGCCACTGCGACTGGAGCG GTTCTTCTTCCGAAGTGGGAACATTGAGCACCCAGAGGACAAGCTCTTCAACACATCTGTGGAGGTGCTGCCCTTTGAT AACCTCCAGTCAGACAAGGAGGCCCTGCAGGAGGGCCGTTCAGCCACTCTCCAGTACCCTCGGAGCTCTGATGGCTACCTCCAGATCG GCTCTT
- the MGAT4B gene encoding alpha-1,3-mannosyl-glycoprotein 4-beta-N-acetylglucosaminyltransferase B isoform X2 gives MRLRNGAFLTLLLFCLCAFLSLSWYAALSGQKGDVVDVYQREFLALRDRLHAAEQESLKRSKELNLVLDEIKRAVSERQALRDGDSNRTWGRLTEDPRLKPWNVSHKHVLHLPTVFHHLPHLLAKESSLQPAVRVGQGRTGVSVVMGIPSVRREVHSYLTDTLHSLISELSPQEKEDSVIVVLIAETDPQYTSLVTENIKALFPTEIHSGLLEVISPSPHFYPDFSRLRESFGDPKERVRWRTKQNLDYCFLMMYAQSKGIYYVQLEDDIIAKPNYLSTMKNFALQQPSEDWMILEFSQLGFIGKMFKSLDLSIIVEFILMFYRDKPIDWLLDHILWVKVCNPEKDAKHCDRQKANLRIRFKPSLFQHVGTHSSLAGKIQKLKVGSATLKPRQGLWEAGTAEGACEPASGSEHEPQDIPALHPGEGLPARGFLLGLHARCRGLHPLPLLPATATGANLQSDKEALQEGRSATLQYPRSSDGYLQIGSFYKGVAQGEVDPAFGPLEALRLSIQTDSPVWVILSEIFLKKAD, from the exons ATGAGGCTCCGCAATGGCGCCTTCCTGACGCTGCTGCTCTTCTGCCTGTGCGCCTTCCTCTCGCTCTCCTGGTACGCGGCGCTCAGCGGCCAGAAAG GCGATGTGGTGGACGTGTACCAGCGGGAGTTTCTGGCGCTGCGTGACCGGTTGCATGCAGCTGAGCAGGAGAGCCTGAAGCGCTCCAAGGAGCTCAACCTGGTGCTGGACGAGATCAAGAGGGCCGTGTCGGAGAGACAAGCGCTGCGAGACGGAGACAGCAATCGCACCTGGGGCCGCCTAACCG AGGATCCACGCCTGAAGCCGTGGAACGTCTCGCACAAGCACGTGCTGCACCTACCCACTGTCTTCCACCACCTGCCACACCTGCTAGCCAAGGAAAGCAGCCTGCAGCCCGCCGTGCGCGTGGGCCAGGGCCGCACCGGAG TGTCAGTGGTGATGGGCATCCCCAGCGTGCGGCGCGAGGTGCACTCGTACCTGACTGACACGCTGCACTCGCTCATCTCAGAGCTAAGCCCACAGGAGAAAGAGGACTCGGTCATCGTGGTGCTGATCGCTGAG ACTGACCCACAGTATACCTCGCTGGTGACGGAGAATATCAAGGCCTT GTTCCCTACAGAGATCCATTCTGGGCTCCTAGAGGTcatctccccttctccccacttcTACCCTGACTTCTCCCGCCTCCGAGAGTCCTTTGGGGACCCCAAGGAGAGAGTCAG GTGGAGGACCAAACAGAACCTTGATTACTGCTTCCTCATGATGTATGCGCAGTCCAAAGGCATTTACTACGTGCAG CTGGAGGATGACATCATAGCCAAGCCCAACTACCTGAGCACCATGAAGAACTTCGCACTCCAGCAGCCCTCGGAGGACTGGATGATCCTGGAGTTCTCCCAGCTGGGCTTCATTG GGAAGATGTTCAAGTCACTGGACTTGAGCATCATTGTGGAGTTCATCCTCATGTTCTACCGGGACAAGCCCATCGACTGGCTCCTGGACCATATTCTGTGGGTGAAGGTCTGCAATCCTGAGAAGGATGCG AAGCACTGTGACCGGCAGAAGGCCAACCTGCGGATCCGCTTTAAGCCATCCCTCTTCCAGCACGTGGGCACTCACTCCTCACTGGCGGGCAAGATCCAGAAACTGAAGGTGGGCAGTGCCACACTCAAGCCTA GACAAGGACTTTGGGAAGCAGGCACTGCGGAAGGAGCATGTGAACCCGCCAGCGGAAGTGAGCACGAGCCTCAAGACATACCAGCACTTCACCCTGGAGAAGGCCTACCTGCGCGAGGATTTCTTCTGGGCCTTCACGCCCGCTGCAGGGGACTTCATCCGCTTCCGCTTCTTCCAGCCACTGCGACTGGAGCG AACCTCCAGTCAGACAAGGAGGCCCTGCAGGAGGGCCGTTCAGCCACTCTCCAGTACCCTCGGAGCTCTGATGGCTACCTCCAGATCG GCTCTT
- the MGAT4B gene encoding alpha-1,3-mannosyl-glycoprotein 4-beta-N-acetylglucosaminyltransferase B isoform X3, with product MRLRNGAFLTLLLFCLCAFLSLSWYAALSGQKGDVVDVYQREFLALRDRLHAAEQESLKRSKELNLVLDEIKRAVSERQALRDGDSNRTWGRLTEDPRLKPWNVSHKHVLHLPTVFHHLPHLLAKESSLQPAVRVGQGRTGVSVVMGIPSVRREVHSYLTDTLHSLISELSPQEKEDSVIVVLIAETDPQYTSLVTENIKALFPTEIHSGLLEVISPSPHFYPDFSRLRESFGDPKERVRWRTKQNLDYCFLMMYAQSKGIYYVQLEDDIIAKPNYLSTMKNFALQQPSEDWMILEFSQLGFIGKMFKSLDLSIIVEFILMFYRDKPIDWLLDHILWVKVCNPEKDAKHCDRQKANLRIRFKPSLFQHVGTHSSLAGKIQKLKDKDFGKQALRKEHVNPPAEVSTSLKTYQHFTLEKAYLREDFFWAFTPAAGDFIRFRFFQPLRLERTSSQTRRPCRRAVQPLSSTLGALMATSRSALSTRVWHREKWTQPLAPWKHCASPSRQTRRCGSF from the exons ATGAGGCTCCGCAATGGCGCCTTCCTGACGCTGCTGCTCTTCTGCCTGTGCGCCTTCCTCTCGCTCTCCTGGTACGCGGCGCTCAGCGGCCAGAAAG GCGATGTGGTGGACGTGTACCAGCGGGAGTTTCTGGCGCTGCGTGACCGGTTGCATGCAGCTGAGCAGGAGAGCCTGAAGCGCTCCAAGGAGCTCAACCTGGTGCTGGACGAGATCAAGAGGGCCGTGTCGGAGAGACAAGCGCTGCGAGACGGAGACAGCAATCGCACCTGGGGCCGCCTAACCG AGGATCCACGCCTGAAGCCGTGGAACGTCTCGCACAAGCACGTGCTGCACCTACCCACTGTCTTCCACCACCTGCCACACCTGCTAGCCAAGGAAAGCAGCCTGCAGCCCGCCGTGCGCGTGGGCCAGGGCCGCACCGGAG TGTCAGTGGTGATGGGCATCCCCAGCGTGCGGCGCGAGGTGCACTCGTACCTGACTGACACGCTGCACTCGCTCATCTCAGAGCTAAGCCCACAGGAGAAAGAGGACTCGGTCATCGTGGTGCTGATCGCTGAG ACTGACCCACAGTATACCTCGCTGGTGACGGAGAATATCAAGGCCTT GTTCCCTACAGAGATCCATTCTGGGCTCCTAGAGGTcatctccccttctccccacttcTACCCTGACTTCTCCCGCCTCCGAGAGTCCTTTGGGGACCCCAAGGAGAGAGTCAG GTGGAGGACCAAACAGAACCTTGATTACTGCTTCCTCATGATGTATGCGCAGTCCAAAGGCATTTACTACGTGCAG CTGGAGGATGACATCATAGCCAAGCCCAACTACCTGAGCACCATGAAGAACTTCGCACTCCAGCAGCCCTCGGAGGACTGGATGATCCTGGAGTTCTCCCAGCTGGGCTTCATTG GGAAGATGTTCAAGTCACTGGACTTGAGCATCATTGTGGAGTTCATCCTCATGTTCTACCGGGACAAGCCCATCGACTGGCTCCTGGACCATATTCTGTGGGTGAAGGTCTGCAATCCTGAGAAGGATGCG AAGCACTGTGACCGGCAGAAGGCCAACCTGCGGATCCGCTTTAAGCCATCCCTCTTCCAGCACGTGGGCACTCACTCCTCACTGGCGGGCAAGATCCAGAAACTGAAG GACAAGGACTTTGGGAAGCAGGCACTGCGGAAGGAGCATGTGAACCCGCCAGCGGAAGTGAGCACGAGCCTCAAGACATACCAGCACTTCACCCTGGAGAAGGCCTACCTGCGCGAGGATTTCTTCTGGGCCTTCACGCCCGCTGCAGGGGACTTCATCCGCTTCCGCTTCTTCCAGCCACTGCGACTGGAGCG AACCTCCAGTCAGACAAGGAGGCCCTGCAGGAGGGCCGTTCAGCCACTCTCCAGTACCCTCGGAGCTCTGATGGCTACCTCCAGATCG GCTCTT